Within Wyeomyia smithii strain HCP4-BCI-WySm-NY-G18 chromosome 2, ASM2978416v1, whole genome shotgun sequence, the genomic segment CATCCAAAGTACTCGAATGTTCTTTTAATTCTCTATCGCCATTACCGCTGAAATCTCTGAACGATCGAAGATCATCAGGTATGCCTGAAAGAGATAGATCATGGTAGAAGCGTCTCCTACAAGACACACGAACaattttactcagttttatATCATGTGTGGTTCTTGGTGAAGGTAAATGTTTCGATGGTATCGCACTCGGTTTCAGGCGATTTCCTCCTGAAATCATACAAAAATTAAAGAGCCACGAAAGAAacataactgttttttttttctgtcagtaATCTTACCTGCTCTGTAATCTGAGGGTAAAAAGTGTCGGCTGCATACTCTGGAATATTTCGTCGGGGTCGTGACTCTACGGATTGCATGCTTCCATTGCTTACAAACATTTCTGTCGTTGAAAGGAAACATGTGTAGTTTTATTCCATTCCCAGCTTTTGCAGTGCAACCAGTAACAAAACACATAGTTCTACTGCGAGGAAGTGTAAATGGAAAAGAGTATCCATGCTCCGGTGTGACATTATCGTCATTACAGCCTGAGTGTACATATATTTTGGCCTTGTGTAGAGGTTTCTTGATCTTCGCACCGATAGCTCGCCGTGGAACAGCAGTTAACTTAAAGTACTTCGTTGTTactatattatatataaataaCATACACATACTAGAATATACGTAAACATAGTTATGCATTActagaaaatgaaaatttacctAACGACCAATCATCTTCACGAAAATATTTATGGCATATCATCAATTCACGCAATACTTTGTCTTCAATATTGTTGGTAAGCTCTAGCGATGATATCCACTTTTTACGAATGGCATCATTATGAGGAATTTTGACCAAACGCTTCTTGGTTTTTACATTGCATCCAACCACCCAGCATCCCTCTTTAGGAACTATCTGTTTGGCAATGCATCCTTTCGAAATTATCGTTGGTGTTGCTTGTGCGTTTAACTTTGATCGCTTATATGTAATAAAATCATCTGGAGAAAAATGGTTACTGCATATTCGATGCGCTGGATTACGCTCTAATTTTAGGATCTTTTGCATCTCCATAGGTACAGGATACAAAACTGGAGCTCGGGTCCGGCAAGAATGAATTACGCAACGTAATTTCACATTCTTTAGTTTTGCTACATGGAAGATAAGTTTTGTTAAGAGTTTACGTGAATTTGTAACTTACTAGCAGTTTTGCTTTaccatattttatgttttatttcgattttttagttttttttaaagtaaaacaCGAGTGCACTAAGCGATGAATGCAGATCAAGTTAATatttacaaatttctgcactgaATTTGACAGATTCATAATTGCTCAACACTTTTTTCACAGCAGCGCCATCTCACTAGAGTTTATCTTTAAAAAGGCGtatcagcgatcatttagttttgttcgagttattTACTCGAAACGAGATGCTCAATGTTACCCCAGATTTTGATGACTATTTTGTGAGCATTCATCCATCCCTAATCTGCACAGAGTATGGCTAGTTTTGAACTATCAATCGTTTTGCTTTAGCGTGTACCTAAATGAATCATAATAATTCATTTCTCAAAACTTGGTTCATCCCTTAGTTCATTGGCTGTCAGCTCACTCTTCGATTCAAGACAATGTCAAAGTATCAAAGAAATGGAAAAAGTctaattttgaatcaaaaagaaaACGACAggagaaaattgcaaaaatagaTTCTTTTGCGAACCATTCAGTTAACTGTACTTCGAATATAATACATAATTCGTTGATCTTTACTAGCATTGGTTGTGAagtaaaagaaaacaaaatacatagaATAAATTGGGTAATTACGTACCAGTTACTTTATCCTTGTTTAGGGAAGGTGCGACGAAAGCTAAGGTTGAAGCGATAGGAGCAACTATTTTCCTGTTGCTTTGGAGATTTCAGCATTTAACAAAGTGTAAATCAGAGACTACTTTTCGTACACTTACCTAAAAAGAAAATGGCAAAAGATAGCCATGATATCAACATAACGGAAGAACTTACATCTGGCTCCAATATTCCGGCCGATCTCATTAAGCAAAATTGCAGAGCAGACCACCAACAACAGCAACATGTATCAAATTCTGGTAGAACAAATGGTCAAGTGAATCACTCAGAAGGGAGCAATGACACTATAGGAGGTATATACGATGTTTTGTACACAAtggataaaattttaaaatcacatttttgCAGCTACTCCAGAACTACCCCGCCGCGAAGAAAATCCGTTTTCGTTTAAGCATTTTCTTAAACGGGATTCATCGCTTGGTGGAGGGGCAGTTTCTTGCAATACGCCTAATGTCGGAGTTGGTTCCAACACTGTAAACATTAACCACAGTCGTAGCACTTCTAACATCAACGGGAACAACAACGGCAGTCCTAGTATTAGCACTAATTTCACCAATGGTGGCAATAGCAATTGCACCAATACCGTAAACAATAGTTCGGTTGGGAATGGTGCTTCACCTTCGAAATCTGCCACAACTAGTTCACTGCACAACACTAGCACAACCGGGGCGAAACCGAAGATTCCTCAGTTTCAATCGGTCAATACACTTAGCAGTGAGTCAAAAATGAAACGCTCGCCTCGATTTCCGTCCTTCGATTCTCAATCAAGTCTGTCGGATCTAGCCGACGATAAGTTTATGGCTAACATATACCACAGCAGAAGTAACAATTCGTTCAACTCGGACTATCCCTTAGGAGGGGGAGGTTCACTGTCCGGTGGATCGCAATATGTGCACAGGTCGTACTCAAATTATGATATGGAAAGTCCTAGCTCAGTTGACTCACCGCGATTATTGGGTTCTCAAAATCTGCACAACTCTCCAATTTTTAGTGGTAGAAGTCGCGAAAACCTAACGACCAGCCATCGAATGGGAGGTTCTGAGTTTCCAGCTGCACTACCCGACTTTGTACAGGATCATTTAGTTATGGAGCAATGGTACAATACCATGGGATCGCCAAAAAGCGCTTCGCCCGTTTCGGTAGATTTTGAGCAACTGCCAGATTTCACCGTCAATAATCTAGACCCGGAGTCTAGTGGAAATCGAGCAATCGTCAACGATATACCGTTTGATCTAACGTATGGTTCAGTATCGACTGCAGGTATGGGGTCCGGCTCAATTGGATCAGTGAATCGCAATCGAACTCCGTTGCGTAATACCTCACCGAACGTCCCGTTAGATTTGCCGCCCCAAAATCCAAACTTTTCATTCGATCTTCCACGAGTGAGACGAACTACCCCTCCACAGCAGCAAGCGCCCGTGCCAGAGTTGCCACCCGATTTGACTGAAAACAGTGCTTCCGGTCAGGGCTGTGGGAGCCGTTTTGGTTTTGACGTGGATCGTAATCTTTCCTCACCGCCATCCAGCACGGCTGCAGATAAAATTCATCGCTTGCCGGACTTTTTATCTGATGGCCCAATTCACTCGTCTGGCCGGCTGGCTGATGTTACACACGATACACCTCATTTCAACTCACCAGACGCCGATGCTCAGCAACAGCTGCAACGGTTGCAAATCGAGCGCCAGGAAAATGATCGTCTGAGGATTGAAGTTGACGACAACCGGCGCGTGATAGCCGAACAGGCTCGTCGAATCAAAGATTTGGAAAAAACGCTGGAATCGGTTAAAAGCAGCGCTTCTTTGATGCAGGGCGTCGAGGGTTTTGGGGAAAATTTGGATAAAAGCTACGTaagtttcgatttttttgttgGAAAAGATACTTCAAGAAaactgatattttttcaattttttagctGCGGGCTGCCACTGCTGAGTCTCAGGTCATCAAACTAAGGCAACGAATCAAGCGATTAAACGTGAGTGTTAACATAATTCTAAATACCTGAGAAGTGTTAGTGCATACGTTAGAAAACCGAGATAGAATAATTAACGAAG encodes:
- the LOC129724547 gene encoding uncharacterized protein LOC129724547, which produces MAKDSHDINITEELTSGSNIPADLIKQNCRADHQQQQHVSNSGRTNGQVNHSEGSNDTIGATPELPRREENPFSFKHFLKRDSSLGGGAVSCNTPNVGVGSNTVNINHSRSTSNINGNNNGSPSISTNFTNGGNSNCTNTVNNSSVGNGASPSKSATTSSLHNTSTTGAKPKIPQFQSVNTLSSESKMKRSPRFPSFDSQSSLSDLADDKFMANIYHSRSNNSFNSDYPLGGGGSLSGGSQYVHRSYSNYDMESPSSVDSPRLLGSQNLHNSPIFSGRSRENLTTSHRMGGSEFPAALPDFVQDHLVMEQWYNTMGSPKSASPVSVDFEQLPDFTVNNLDPESSGNRAIVNDIPFDLTYGSVSTAGMGSGSIGSVNRNRTPLRNTSPNVPLDLPPQNPNFSFDLPRVRRTTPPQQQAPVPELPPDLTENSASGQGCGSRFGFDVDRNLSSPPSSTAADKIHRLPDFLSDGPIHSSGRLADVTHDTPHFNSPDADAQQQLQRLQIERQENDRLRIEVDDNRRVIAEQARRIKDLEKTLESVKSSASLMQGVEGFGENLDKSYLRAATAESQVIKLRQRIKRLNAEIEALRQENDNLKEEGAVGGADAGISEGACGGGASAAGGTTGSRSFGGRQTSRRTLSRAQELSRELRQAAVSAENNLRQLLTGVDNLRMMASTIENMDRIDISHPEDFHSDSDDNDLLGPAL